The Chlorocebus sabaeus isolate Y175 chromosome 22, mChlSab1.0.hap1, whole genome shotgun sequence genome segment ACCTGGCAGAACCTGGGTACACTGCACAGGCTGGCCCAGGCTGGCTACCAGGCTGTGGCCATTGACCTGCCAGGTACTTAAGGGGCAGGCTTCTGGGCAGGGGTTGGGGAGTTCTCATCAGGGACAGGGCCAGGTTCCTATAACATGTAGCCCCTCCCCACTCTAGAGGTGGGGGCGGTGGGATCTGGAGGACCcggccaggctgggctctgaaCTTGACAGCGTTTGGTCAAGCACACTGCAAAGGCCTCTGAGCAGTCTTGATCCAGATGTGGTCCTTACCGCCCAGCTGCTCCTCACTGTTACCTGGGCAGTGTCTTCGTGTCTCTGAGccgctgtttcctcatctgcagtggGAGATAACCACACTCATGTCTAGGGCTGGCTCTAATGAGAATGGAATGAGATAATCCATGTGAGTATGTGGGTAGTAAGTGACACAGAGTAATTGGTGCTCAGCCAATTGGAAGTAAAGTATTTTGACTGAGTCATAACTATAGGCTTTTGGAAGCCCTAAGGAGTGAGATCTGAGTCTTCTGGAGCCTTGGGGGACAAGGCAGGTCCTGGAGGGTGACCAGGCCCCCAGTTGTGATCCCACATGCAAAGCCCTGAGCTGGGTTCTAGGGAGGTGGGATCAGTGCCCAGACTGCCTGTGATAACCCAGATGGCTGGGTCCCAACCCTTGGTGCCAGGTGTGAAAGGAGCAGCATGGCTGGTCCCACCCCCTCAGGCCAGGGATGGTATGGTTTCATGGCTCAAGGGTGAGCCTCCAGCCCAGGCAGGATTGGTTCCAATGATGGGTTGGCTTGAGCTTCAGGGTGAAGGTCTGGAGCTAATCTTGTTGGTGAAGCCTGAATGACCGGAGGAGGAGCTGCAGAATCTGCCCCTCAGCTGCTGTCCTTCAGGAGCCTCTCCTGTCCCAATCCAAGGCCAGGTGCCTTTCACGcagttaattttcacaacaatctTAAATGGCAGATACTTTTGTTATCCCCCTttaacagatggggaaactgagcagCTGAGAGAAGGCTGAGGGGGAcctacccaaggtcacatagataATAAATGCAGAATTGGGTTCTGGACCCAGACTTGTTGGGCTTCAGAGTCTGATTCTCTCCAGGACACTTACTGCTGGGGAGACAGGCACAGACATGGAGAGAAGTGCTTCATGCTTGGCACAGATAGGATAGAGTGAGGCCACTGTAGGAATAAACATGGGCACACTGGGTGTTATAGGAACCTGGCCACAGAAAAACTGACctaggagggcttcctggagagaGCAACCATCTCCCTTGTTTTGCCATTCACTGCCCTTGTCTTATCTCTTCCACACCTGAATCCCTGCAGGTCTGGGGCACTCCAAGGAAGCAGCAGCCCCTGCGCCTATTGGGGAGCTGGCCCCTGGCAGCTTCCTGGCGGCTGTGGTGGATGTCTTGGAGCTGGGCCCCCCGGTTGTGATCAGTCCATCACTGAGTGGCATGTACTCCCTGCCCTTCCTCACGGCCCCTGGCTCCCAGCTACGTGGCTATGTGCCAGTGGCCCCCATCTGCACTGACAAAATCAATGCTGCCAACTATGCCAGTGTGAAGGTACTCTtgtgtgggaagctgaggtgtcCCTGCCAGGACCAAGGAAGGGTGGATCCCTGGACCTTCCTTATCTGGGGGCTGGGTAACCAAGGGGTGTCTTCTGGGAGGAACTGACCACCCAACTCCACCATTTTGGTTTACTCAGCAGACTactgtgccaagccctgtgctaAACTGTGTTCTGGGGCAGATACCAATATGTGCCCCCACCCACTGGGACAGCTTGTCTCTCCCCCTTATATGGGGTGGTCCCAGGGAGAGACTGAAGtggtggggagggctggggatGCTATGGCAGGTCCCTGTTGACTCTGCCCCATCCTTCCTCAGACTCCGGCTCTGATTGTATATGGAGACCAGGACCCCATGGGTCAGTCCAGCTTTGAGCACCTGAAGCAGCTGCCCAACCACCGGGTGCTGATCATGAAGGGGGCGGGGCACCCCTGTTACCTGGACAAACCAGAGGAGTGGCATACAGGGCTGCTGGACTTCCTGCAGGGGCTCCAGTGAAGCCCAGCATTGCTGCAGGGGGTGGGCTGCCTGCCTGCCGAGCTCTCTCTGGCGCGCTCTCTCTTCTCTCACGGGCTCTGCCTCAAGCACATGCAACAGGTGCGTCTGTCTGGGTTCTTGTCTTTTGTGGTCTGTTTGTcttttctgcctctttctcttgcAGTGATAGGCTGAGGGggtaaaatcaagagaaaaaaccCTCAGGAATCAAGGAACATAATCCGGTGGAGGGTAATCCATTACATGAGCTTCTCCTGTTCTTCCACTTTCCTGCCTGGCTTTCACTCCTTCCCCTGCTCTGCCCAGCctttccctcccaccccctcctcctcctgcaaATGCCCTGAAGGCCAGCCCTTCCCCCAACACCCACTTCCCCACCCCGTTAGGCCCCAGATACATACATGCCCACACGCATGCTTACATGTTTAGAGCCATCCTTGTTCCCAAATATGACCCTTCGCTTGAGAGCAACTGCATAGGTACATGTAACTCTGGACTGGCAAGCACATTGTCATGTACAGCtttgcatatacacacatgcatacatgatCCTTCACACAAGCACTTGCACACGTGGACTCCTAACCATGCTAACCTCACTGGCTGGGAAGGTGGGGACCCCATGGGGCCAGCCCTTGCAGGAGGCCCTTTTGCAAGGCTTAGGGTGTGGCAAGCCCTGAAAGCTACTTTGGACACAGGTTTCAGCGGGCCCCAGCTCAGAAGTGACCCCCAGAAAGGGAGGGCCACCGCTTTGCCCCCCTTTTACCCTTCCTTCTGGGTGCTCTGTACCTCCCGAGGTTACTAGGCCTGAAGCATCTCAGCCAAGCTTGTTTCCTGCTCTGAGGCTTTGGGGGGTGGGAGCCAGAGTGGAGGTCGGTGAAATAAAGTGATGCAATTAGACCCCACCGGCTGCTGCTTCTAAAGAGcgccgcccctcccccacccctgggACCAACACTGTgggcccctcccccaccccggcGGGACCAGATGGTCCCCCTGCCCTTTGTCCACCAGGCCAGATGGAGAGGAAGGGAGATTGgattcccctcccca includes the following:
- the ABHD14B gene encoding putative protein-lysine deacylase ABHD14B isoform X1, which gives rise to MDPASLWPQEGAPEHGPVPAPAGWGPASSPTIPPPCPIHRQNASASRLRESTQLPRPFISTAAAGMAASVEQREGTIQVQGQALFFREARPSSGQAHFSVLLLHGIRFSSETWQNLGTLHRLAQAGYQAVAIDLPGLGHSKEAAAPAPIGELAPGSFLAAVVDVLELGPPVVISPSLSGMYSLPFLTAPGSQLRGYVPVAPICTDKINAANYASVKTPALIVYGDQDPMGQSSFEHLKQLPNHRVLIMKGAGHPCYLDKPEEWHTGLLDFLQGLQ
- the ABHD14B gene encoding putative protein-lysine deacylase ABHD14B isoform X2 — encoded protein: MAASVEQREGTIQVQGQALFFREARPSSGQAHFSVLLLHGIRFSSETWQNLGTLHRLAQAGYQAVAIDLPGLGHSKEAAAPAPIGELAPGSFLAAVVDVLELGPPVVISPSLSGMYSLPFLTAPGSQLRGYVPVAPICTDKINAANYASVKTPALIVYGDQDPMGQSSFEHLKQLPNHRVLIMKGAGHPCYLDKPEEWHTGLLDFLQGLQ